One Halobaculum roseum DNA segment encodes these proteins:
- a CDS encoding PstS family phosphate ABC transporter substrate-binding protein — MTKEKAARSEFVSRRKFLVAAGAAGATGLAGCSGSSGGSNTDASDGSGGSGGSGGDSGGDSGSADSDGTDTSLLNAEGSSTVYPISNKGSSYWNSNAPPSDGEYWGSNSESTVPGWEELGEPDMMIADYFASKAGFEPTEQRSDPPFPTTVGLSHSGTGCEAVVDGLVDIGNSSGPITAELDWSEERRDEEVVDHVVGRDGQPVVVSSDVSDAGVTQLTGDQIRRIFQGEVDNWSDLEGVDYDQEIYVIGRAEGSGTDTAFRLNMLGDADAPMDVDTRQGQNQQVAQLVSQNDGAIAYMALAFTSEEVTPIGIDFEGTLYEPDPDAENTIFDSEYPLNRDLHMYTKITEDTPSGTDRREAAFLNMFLTDFGQQLFVEDVNYIPLPTADIESEREKLSDWIDY; from the coding sequence ATGACGAAGGAGAAAGCGGCTCGGAGCGAGTTCGTTTCGCGGAGAAAGTTCCTCGTCGCCGCCGGCGCGGCCGGCGCGACGGGGCTCGCGGGCTGTTCCGGTTCCAGCGGGGGGTCCAACACCGACGCCTCGGACGGGTCGGGCGGATCGGGGGGCTCCGGCGGCGACTCCGGCGGCGACAGCGGGTCGGCCGATAGCGACGGAACGGACACGTCCCTGCTCAACGCCGAGGGGTCCTCGACGGTGTACCCCATCTCGAACAAGGGGAGCTCCTACTGGAACTCCAACGCGCCGCCGAGCGACGGCGAGTACTGGGGGTCCAACTCCGAGAGCACCGTTCCGGGCTGGGAGGAGCTGGGCGAGCCGGACATGATGATCGCCGATTACTTCGCGAGCAAGGCCGGCTTCGAGCCGACCGAACAGCGGTCGGATCCGCCGTTCCCGACGACGGTCGGCCTCTCGCACTCGGGGACCGGCTGTGAGGCGGTCGTCGACGGCCTCGTCGACATCGGCAACTCCTCGGGCCCCATCACGGCCGAGCTCGACTGGAGCGAGGAGCGCAGGGACGAGGAGGTCGTCGACCACGTCGTCGGCCGCGACGGCCAGCCCGTCGTCGTCAGCTCGGACGTGTCGGACGCCGGCGTCACCCAGCTCACCGGCGATCAGATCCGTCGGATCTTCCAGGGCGAGGTCGACAACTGGAGCGACCTCGAGGGCGTCGACTACGACCAGGAGATCTACGTCATCGGCCGCGCCGAGGGCTCCGGAACCGACACCGCGTTCAGGCTCAACATGCTCGGCGACGCCGACGCGCCCATGGACGTCGACACCCGCCAGGGGCAGAACCAGCAGGTCGCCCAGCTCGTCTCGCAGAACGACGGGGCCATCGCGTACATGGCGCTCGCGTTCACCAGCGAGGAGGTCACGCCCATCGGGATCGACTTCGAGGGCACGCTGTACGAGCCGGACCCGGACGCGGAGAACACGATCTTCGACAGCGAGTACCCGCTGAACCGCGACCTGCACATGTACACGAAGATCACCGAGGACACGCCCAGCGGGACCGACCGCCGCGAGGCCGCGTTCCTCAACATGTTCCTGACCGACTTCGGCCAGCAGCTGTTCGTCGAGGACGTGAACTACATCCCGCTGCCGACCGCCGACATCGAATCCGAGCGGGAGAAGCTGAGCGACTGGATCGACTACTGA
- a CDS encoding IS6 family transposase — protein MLEIARLDGGSDCFELDFVEREATPEPAMKLGIRLHLAGLSLSDTVSILDRLGVDRCRTTVHNWVQKADLQPLDGANPDHVAVDETVIQLNDQRFWLYAAVDPDTNRLLHVKLSPTRNQAITEMFLAELRDKHLVDDALFLVDSAPWLQAALHRHGLDYRYEKHGNRNAVERVFRELKRRTNQFSNCFSHAEADTVENWLQAFAFAWNQLI, from the coding sequence ATGCTCGAAATCGCCCGCCTCGACGGAGGTAGCGATTGCTTCGAGTTAGATTTTGTGGAGCGAGAGGCGACACCCGAGCCGGCGATGAAGCTCGGTATCCGACTCCATTTGGCTGGACTATCACTTTCGGATACCGTTTCAATTCTCGATAGGTTGGGTGTCGACCGCTGTCGAACGACCGTTCACAACTGGGTTCAGAAGGCCGATCTACAGCCCCTCGATGGCGCCAATCCGGATCACGTCGCGGTTGACGAGACCGTGATCCAGCTCAACGACCAACGGTTCTGGCTGTACGCTGCCGTCGATCCCGACACGAATCGTTTGTTGCACGTGAAGCTCTCTCCGACGAGAAATCAAGCGATTACCGAGATGTTTCTTGCGGAACTCCGCGACAAACATCTCGTCGATGACGCGCTCTTTCTCGTCGATTCCGCACCGTGGCTGCAAGCGGCACTTCACCGACACGGCCTCGATTACAGATACGAAAAACATGGTAATCGGAATGCCGTTGAACGTGTCTTCAGAGAACTAAAACGACGAACTAACCAGTTCTCAAACTGTTTTAGCCACGCCGAAGCAGACACCGTCGAAAATTGGCTTCAAGCGTTCGCCTTCGCATGGAACCAGCTTATCTGA
- a CDS encoding plastocyanin/azurin family copper-binding protein, with protein sequence MEDDTLSRRSFIRGAAGATAAAGAVAAGSGTAAAQATADGEGTVEVGAGSDGLLFTPGTEETFYVTPGTTVTFEWVSGGHNIAVNSQPDGAGWEGHTPIEDEGFSTEFTFETVGVYEYVCEPHASVGMEGTIEVVEQLPTPTPTAAGPPEVPDSAKSLGIASFIAMVSTLGLAFFFTKYGGDYEPPEE encoded by the coding sequence ATGGAAGACGACACGCTCAGCCGCCGGAGCTTCATCCGGGGGGCGGCGGGCGCGACCGCCGCAGCCGGCGCGGTCGCCGCGGGATCGGGGACCGCCGCCGCGCAGGCGACCGCGGACGGCGAGGGGACCGTCGAGGTCGGCGCCGGCAGCGACGGACTCCTGTTCACGCCCGGAACCGAGGAGACGTTCTACGTGACGCCCGGGACCACGGTGACGTTCGAATGGGTCTCCGGCGGCCACAACATCGCCGTCAACAGCCAACCCGATGGAGCCGGCTGGGAGGGCCACACTCCGATCGAGGACGAGGGCTTCTCGACGGAGTTCACCTTCGAGACCGTCGGCGTCTACGAGTACGTCTGCGAGCCCCACGCCTCCGTCGGTATGGAGGGAACCATCGAGGTCGTCGAACAGCTCCCGACCCCGACGCCGACGGCCGCCGGCCCGCCGGAGGTCCCCGACTCCGCCAAGAGCCTCGGCATCGCCTCCTTCATCGCGATGGTGTCGACGCTCGGCCTCGCGTTCTTCTTCACCAAGTACGGCGGCGACTACGAACCGCCCGAGGAGTAA
- a CDS encoding glycosyltransferase family 4 protein, giving the protein MRVAVVSMDTVATRDAPAVRRTRRVAAGLAAAGHDVHWLCAQWWGGEIEHFEQDGIEYHAVTERPSSGRFRSKLPFVLRRVDPDVVHAVSVPPGHATTAKTTAAMLRVPVVLDWWERDPDRGSGRQYRKAATRADRVIAPSETVRTAVREHGASDVNARVIPESIDMDLVRSADADDRFDMVWGRDLDGDANVGEFLLALAELRDRDWTAAIVGDGPARDDAERMAADLRIDDRVRFLGDLDEAAFVPVLKGSHVFAQTATYEPFATGLLWALACGCVGIVEYQAGSSAHELVEGLDRGRLVTSPQELADEIVACGSLPEWETNDGFAGFDHDEVRSEWVECYEDAIEGHGWL; this is encoded by the coding sequence ATGCGCGTCGCGGTGGTCTCGATGGACACGGTGGCGACGCGGGACGCGCCCGCGGTCCGCCGGACGCGGCGCGTCGCCGCCGGGCTCGCCGCCGCCGGACACGACGTCCACTGGCTGTGTGCACAGTGGTGGGGCGGCGAGATCGAGCACTTCGAGCAGGACGGCATCGAGTACCACGCGGTGACCGAGCGCCCCTCGTCCGGGCGGTTCCGGTCGAAGCTCCCGTTCGTCCTCCGCCGCGTCGACCCGGACGTCGTCCACGCCGTTTCGGTGCCGCCGGGGCACGCGACGACCGCCAAGACGACCGCCGCGATGCTTCGGGTCCCGGTCGTCCTCGACTGGTGGGAACGCGATCCCGACCGCGGTTCCGGCCGACAGTACCGGAAGGCCGCGACGCGCGCCGACCGGGTGATCGCGCCCTCCGAGACGGTCCGCACCGCCGTGCGCGAGCACGGCGCCAGCGACGTGAACGCCCGGGTGATCCCCGAGAGCATCGACATGGACCTGGTGCGGTCGGCCGACGCGGACGACCGCTTCGACATGGTGTGGGGGCGCGACCTCGACGGCGACGCCAACGTCGGGGAGTTCCTCCTGGCGCTGGCGGAGCTTCGCGACCGCGACTGGACGGCGGCGATCGTCGGCGACGGGCCCGCCCGCGACGACGCCGAGCGCATGGCCGCCGACCTCCGGATCGACGACCGCGTCCGGTTCCTCGGCGACCTCGACGAGGCGGCGTTCGTCCCGGTGTTGAAGGGGTCGCACGTGTTCGCCCAGACGGCGACGTACGAGCCGTTCGCGACCGGGTTGCTGTGGGCGCTGGCGTGCGGCTGCGTCGGCATCGTCGAGTATCAGGCGGGCTCGTCCGCCCACGAGCTCGTCGAGGGGCTCGACCGCGGCCGACTGGTCACCTCCCCGCAGGAGTTGGCCGACGAGATCGTCGCCTGCGGCTCGCTGCCGGAGTGGGAGACCAACGACGGGTTCGCCGGCTTCGACCACGACGAGGTGCGCTCCGAGTGGGTCGAGTGCTACGAGGACGCGATCGAGGGGCACGGCTGGCTCTGA
- the pstA gene encoding phosphate ABC transporter permease PstA, with protein MAGATRTELVSQDTSGTDAVAAVAVAISALLFGLSIVALADLVSITGSVAGVPTVSLLGTLLVLLGGAVMVFGVGSRLEAVSTTPDATAGLIAGVVAGALWVVLGSGVGSLLIGDIGTAAVGLLAGAVAFAATVLPREDVGSTVPIGAVPVLTGLVFLTGTLGPEWVFDLGWEQGASLTAAFVIPVATLFSAMVAGWAAAKAYGGFGARGRHLGAYTLVYLNALSIVAFLFVLVAFTVVKGVPGLLTGAQFGPGVGPSTTLGLFGLEVSVRVPFSVPFVMNGVALLNDYQGVLPAIVGTVWLVVGAVLFAVPLGVGAAVFLTEYADRGRFTQAVEVATNGLWSTPSIVFGLFGFAFLVPRFGNGKSLLSGMITLGFMLLPLVLITSREAMLSVPDEYRDASAALGVNKWQTIRSVVLPAALPGVVTGVILGVGRIAGETAPILLTMAGGTFVPGGQTVDVIGGFEFTASPPFVANPELLQATSALPYQLFALITAGVGLGENVANPDEFRWATALVLLLVVLSFYAIGIGTRYYFRRKLRYE; from the coding sequence ATGGCGGGCGCGACGCGAACCGAACTCGTCAGTCAGGACACCTCCGGAACCGACGCGGTCGCCGCCGTCGCCGTCGCGATCTCGGCGCTGCTGTTCGGCCTCTCGATCGTGGCGCTCGCTGACCTCGTGTCGATCACGGGCTCGGTCGCGGGCGTCCCGACCGTGTCGCTGCTGGGGACCCTGCTCGTCCTGCTCGGCGGGGCCGTGATGGTCTTCGGCGTCGGGTCCCGCCTCGAAGCGGTGTCGACGACCCCGGACGCGACCGCCGGCTTGATCGCCGGAGTCGTCGCCGGCGCCCTGTGGGTCGTCCTGGGCAGCGGCGTCGGAAGCCTGCTGATCGGCGACATCGGAACCGCCGCCGTCGGGCTCCTCGCCGGCGCCGTGGCCTTCGCGGCGACCGTCCTCCCCCGGGAGGACGTCGGCTCGACGGTCCCGATCGGGGCGGTACCCGTGTTGACCGGACTGGTGTTTCTGACGGGGACGCTCGGCCCCGAGTGGGTGTTCGACCTCGGCTGGGAGCAGGGCGCGTCGCTGACCGCCGCGTTCGTCATCCCGGTCGCGACCCTGTTCAGCGCGATGGTCGCCGGCTGGGCGGCCGCGAAGGCGTACGGCGGCTTCGGCGCCCGCGGCCGGCACCTCGGCGCGTACACGCTCGTCTACCTGAACGCGCTCTCGATCGTCGCGTTCCTGTTCGTCCTCGTCGCGTTCACCGTCGTCAAGGGAGTCCCCGGGCTGCTTACGGGTGCCCAGTTCGGCCCCGGCGTCGGACCGTCGACGACGCTCGGGCTGTTCGGACTGGAGGTGAGCGTCCGGGTGCCGTTCTCCGTCCCCTTCGTGATGAACGGCGTCGCGCTGTTGAACGACTACCAGGGCGTACTCCCGGCGATCGTCGGGACCGTCTGGCTCGTCGTCGGCGCGGTGCTGTTCGCGGTGCCGCTCGGGGTCGGGGCGGCCGTCTTCCTCACCGAGTACGCCGACCGCGGCCGGTTCACGCAGGCCGTCGAGGTCGCGACAAACGGGCTGTGGTCGACGCCGAGCATCGTCTTCGGGCTGTTCGGCTTCGCGTTCCTCGTCCCGCGGTTCGGGAACGGCAAGTCGCTGCTGTCGGGGATGATCACGCTCGGGTTCATGCTGCTCCCGCTGGTGTTGATCACCAGCCGCGAGGCGATGCTCTCGGTCCCCGACGAGTACCGCGACGCCAGCGCCGCCCTCGGCGTGAACAAGTGGCAGACGATCCGCAGCGTCGTCCTGCCCGCGGCGCTGCCGGGCGTCGTCACCGGGGTCATCCTCGGCGTCGGCCGTATCGCCGGCGAGACGGCCCCGATCCTGCTGACGATGGCGGGCGGGACGTTCGTCCCGGGCGGACAGACGGTCGACGTTATCGGCGGCTTCGAGTTCACCGCGTCGCCCCCGTTCGTCGCGAACCCGGAGCTGCTCCAGGCCACCTCGGCGCTCCCCTACCAACTGTTCGCGCTCATCACGGCTGGCGTCGGTCTCGGGGAGAACGTCGCGAACCCGGACGAGTTCCGGTGGGCGACCGCGCTCGTCCTCCTGCTGGTGGTCCTGTCGTTTTACGCCATCGGCATCGGCACGCGATACTACTTCCGGCGGAAGCTGCGGTACGAGTGA
- a CDS encoding S9 family peptidase: MSDPTYDIERYLNVRSAHGAAFAPDGTLAFLMDTTGTPQVWSLDEPAAWPQQHTFYEERVTFVDWSPERRELAFGMDEGGDERMQLYRLDPDSGVVTELTGMPEAKHRWGGWSHDGERFAFASNRRDESVFDVYVQGRDETGDEAELVYEGDGWLSVAGWSPDDTRVLVHEAHASFDHDLHVLDVETGELTHLTPHATEARFQSPEWAPDGDGVYVCTDHASDTLRLERIALGNEAGGDRGGSGDGSDGGAGGAGDADGGTLGDLFVVEDGDGWNVDGVAVDEDTGRVAYSRNVDGYTEITVGELTAPDRVDPFAEPDLPKGVAGGVSFGPDADRLAVTVTGSTVNTNTYVVDVKRGEATRWTHAATAGIPEDTFVEPELVHYPTFDGRDIPAFFSTPDDAGEGDTPVIVDIHGGPESQRRPSFNAVKQYFLNNGYAVFEPNVRGSSGYGKAYSHLDDVEHRMDSVADIEAAVEWLHDHPVVDPERIVAMGGSYGGFMVLAAMTEYPDLWAAGIDIVGIASFVTFLENTGDWRRELREAEYGSLADDREFLESVSPINHVDEIAAPLFVLHGANDPRVPVGEAEQIVEEASEHVPTRKLIFEDEGHGFSKLENRIEAYRAIVEFLNEHV, translated from the coding sequence ATGAGCGACCCGACCTACGACATCGAGCGCTACCTCAACGTGCGCTCGGCCCACGGCGCCGCGTTCGCCCCCGACGGCACCCTCGCGTTCCTGATGGACACCACCGGCACGCCGCAGGTGTGGAGCCTCGACGAGCCGGCCGCCTGGCCCCAGCAACACACGTTCTACGAGGAGCGCGTCACGTTCGTGGACTGGTCGCCCGAGCGCCGCGAGCTCGCCTTCGGGATGGACGAGGGCGGCGACGAGCGGATGCAGCTGTACCGGCTCGACCCCGATTCCGGCGTCGTCACCGAGCTGACGGGGATGCCAGAGGCGAAACACCGCTGGGGCGGCTGGTCCCACGACGGCGAGCGGTTCGCGTTCGCCTCGAACCGCCGCGACGAGTCCGTCTTCGACGTGTACGTGCAGGGGCGCGACGAGACCGGCGACGAGGCCGAGTTGGTGTACGAGGGCGACGGCTGGCTATCGGTCGCCGGGTGGTCGCCCGACGACACGCGCGTGCTCGTCCACGAGGCCCACGCGAGCTTCGACCACGACCTCCACGTGCTCGACGTGGAGACCGGCGAACTCACCCATCTGACGCCGCACGCGACCGAGGCACGGTTCCAGAGCCCCGAGTGGGCGCCAGACGGCGACGGCGTGTACGTGTGCACCGACCACGCTTCCGACACCCTCCGGCTGGAGCGGATCGCGCTCGGTAACGAGGCCGGCGGCGACCGAGGGGGCAGCGGGGACGGGAGCGACGGCGGAGCCGGCGGGGCCGGCGACGCCGACGGCGGGACCCTCGGGGACCTGTTCGTCGTCGAGGACGGCGACGGCTGGAACGTCGACGGCGTCGCGGTCGACGAGGACACCGGCCGCGTCGCCTACTCGCGCAACGTCGACGGCTACACGGAGATCACCGTCGGGGAGCTCACCGCGCCCGACCGGGTCGACCCGTTCGCCGAGCCGGACCTCCCGAAGGGCGTCGCCGGCGGCGTCTCCTTCGGCCCCGACGCCGACCGGTTGGCCGTCACCGTCACCGGCAGCACCGTCAACACGAATACGTACGTCGTGGACGTGAAACGGGGCGAGGCGACGCGGTGGACCCACGCCGCGACCGCGGGCATCCCCGAGGACACGTTCGTCGAGCCCGAGTTGGTCCACTACCCGACCTTCGACGGCCGGGACATCCCGGCGTTCTTCTCGACGCCGGACGACGCCGGCGAGGGCGACACGCCCGTCATCGTCGACATCCACGGCGGGCCCGAGAGCCAGCGCCGGCCGTCGTTCAACGCCGTCAAGCAGTACTTCCTCAACAACGGCTACGCCGTGTTCGAGCCGAACGTCCGCGGCTCCTCGGGGTACGGGAAGGCGTACAGCCACCTCGACGACGTGGAACACCGGATGGACTCGGTCGCCGACATCGAGGCGGCCGTCGAGTGGCTCCACGATCACCCCGTCGTCGACCCCGAGCGGATCGTCGCCATGGGCGGCAGCTACGGCGGGTTCATGGTGCTCGCGGCGATGACCGAGTACCCCGACCTGTGGGCCGCCGGGATCGACATCGTCGGCATCGCCAGCTTCGTGACGTTCCTCGAGAACACCGGCGACTGGCGCCGCGAGCTGCGCGAGGCCGAGTACGGCAGCCTGGCTGACGACCGTGAGTTCCTCGAGTCCGTCTCGCCGATCAATCACGTCGACGAGATCGCGGCGCCCCTGTTCGTCCTCCACGGCGCGAACGACCCGCGGGTTCCCGTCGGCGAGGCCGAACAGATCGTCGAGGAGGCCAGCGAGCACGTCCCCACGCGGAAGCTGATCTTCGAGGACGAGGGGCACGGTTTCTCGAAGCTGGAGAACCGGATCGAGGCGTACCGCGCGATCGTGGAGTTCCTGAACGAACACGTGTGA
- the pstC gene encoding phosphate ABC transporter permease subunit PstC: MTTDTERVESGVLGALRRRVRRGRDFVDETEPAALAAVVVAVASMAATFVGFLLVSSLTVLPFAVAIAAIGYGWISHQEVTARVVTLMMTVSTVLVLALIIVFIFMESIPVIAYESATVFGVSVPGLRMFIEPRWDAVSDPVRYSMVPMIHGTVMVTVIATAVAGPLGVAAALFLSEIAPPMVREAVKPGVEILAGIPSIVYGFIGFTVLSPWASTQFDLNGQGTYLFVGIVVGLMALPTVVSVAEDALSSVPESMKSGSLAIGTTGWQTMTSITLPAAFSGVSAAVLLGVGRAIGETMAATVMLRGVPRLTDPLYNVFYGQETLTSLIARNYGDADGLQMDALFVAGVILFVTVLVISVGSQYIEWRMSEKFGGEI, encoded by the coding sequence ATGACAACAGACACGGAACGGGTAGAATCGGGCGTTCTGGGGGCCCTCCGGCGGCGGGTTCGCCGGGGGAGGGACTTCGTGGACGAGACCGAACCGGCGGCGCTCGCGGCCGTCGTCGTCGCGGTCGCGTCGATGGCCGCCACGTTCGTCGGCTTCCTGCTGGTCTCGTCGCTGACCGTCCTCCCGTTCGCGGTCGCCATCGCGGCGATCGGCTACGGCTGGATCAGCCACCAGGAGGTCACCGCGCGCGTCGTGACGCTGATGATGACCGTCTCGACCGTCCTCGTCCTCGCGCTCATCATCGTCTTCATCTTCATGGAGTCGATCCCGGTGATCGCCTACGAGAGCGCCACCGTGTTCGGCGTGAGCGTTCCCGGGCTCCGGATGTTCATCGAGCCGCGATGGGACGCGGTGTCGGATCCGGTTCGGTACTCGATGGTGCCGATGATCCACGGGACGGTGATGGTGACCGTCATCGCCACGGCGGTGGCCGGCCCGCTGGGGGTCGCCGCGGCGCTGTTCCTCTCGGAGATCGCGCCCCCGATGGTCCGGGAGGCGGTCAAGCCCGGCGTCGAGATACTCGCCGGGATCCCCTCCATTGTCTACGGGTTCATCGGGTTCACCGTGTTGAGTCCGTGGGCGTCGACCCAGTTCGACCTCAACGGGCAGGGGACGTACCTCTTCGTCGGCATCGTCGTCGGGCTGATGGCGCTGCCGACGGTCGTTTCCGTCGCCGAGGACGCCCTCTCGAGCGTCCCCGAGTCGATGAAGAGCGGGTCGCTCGCGATCGGCACGACCGGCTGGCAGACGATGACCTCGATCACGCTCCCCGCGGCGTTCTCGGGCGTCTCCGCGGCCGTACTGCTCGGGGTCGGGCGGGCGATCGGCGAGACGATGGCCGCGACGGTGATGTTGCGCGGGGTGCCCCGGCTCACGGACCCGCTGTACAACGTCTTCTACGGACAGGAGACCCTCACCTCGCTCATCGCGCGCAACTACGGCGACGCCGACGGCCTCCAGATGGACGCCCTGTTCGTCGCCGGCGTGATCCTCTTCGTCACCGTCCTCGTCATCTCGGTCGGCTCGCAGTACATCGAGTGGCGGATGAGCGAGAAGTTCGGGGGTGAGATCTGA
- the pstB gene encoding phosphate ABC transporter ATP-binding protein PstB — MSDTTQTRQAGEIGESAEATATTTTTTGESDERVREEWRDHEFAGRAKLSVENLNVHYCDDHALKDVSIDIPERSVTALIGPSGCGKSTFLRCLNRMNDRVSSARIDGSVRLDGEEIYQEGVNLVELRKRVGMVFQSPNPFPKSIRDNISYGPRKHGDLETGLLARLLGRSDEDEREELVERCLRDAALWDEVNDRLDDNALGLSGGQQQRLCIARCLSVDPEVILMDEPASALDPIATAKIEDLIDDLSEEYTVVIVTHNMQQAARISDQTAVFLTGGELVEYDATDKIFENPESQRVEEYISGKFG, encoded by the coding sequence ATGAGTGACACAACACAGACACGACAGGCGGGCGAGATCGGCGAATCGGCCGAGGCGACGGCGACGACCACGACGACGACCGGCGAGAGCGACGAGCGCGTCCGCGAGGAGTGGCGCGATCACGAGTTCGCCGGGCGGGCGAAGCTGTCGGTCGAGAACCTGAACGTGCACTACTGCGACGACCACGCGCTGAAGGACGTCTCGATCGACATCCCCGAGCGGAGCGTCACCGCGCTGATCGGCCCCTCGGGCTGCGGCAAGTCGACGTTCCTTCGGTGTCTCAACCGGATGAACGACAGGGTGAGCTCCGCCCGGATCGACGGCTCGGTGCGGCTCGACGGCGAGGAGATCTACCAGGAGGGCGTGAACCTCGTCGAGTTGCGCAAGCGCGTCGGCATGGTGTTTCAGTCGCCGAACCCGTTCCCGAAGTCGATCCGCGACAACATCTCCTACGGCCCCCGCAAGCACGGCGACCTCGAGACGGGCCTGCTCGCTCGCCTGCTCGGCCGATCCGACGAGGACGAGCGCGAGGAACTCGTCGAACGGTGCCTACGAGACGCCGCGCTGTGGGACGAGGTGAACGACCGCCTCGACGACAACGCGCTCGGGCTCTCCGGCGGCCAACAACAACGACTCTGCATCGCCCGCTGTCTCTCCGTCGACCCGGAGGTCATCCTGATGGACGAGCCCGCCTCGGCGCTGGACCCGATCGCGACCGCCAAGATCGAGGACCTCATCGACGACCTGAGCGAGGAGTACACGGTCGTCATCGTCACCCACAACATGCAGCAGGCGGCGCGCATCTCCGACCAGACCGCCGTCTTCCTCACCGGCGGCGAGCTCGTCGAGTACGACGCGACCGACAAGATCTTCGAGAACCCCGAGTCACAGCGCGTGGAGGAGTACATCAGCGGCAAGTTCGGGTGA
- a CDS encoding AbrB/MazE/SpoVT family DNA-binding domain-containing protein, translating into MTRRKIQLVGGGTYSVSLPKGWAESQGVEPGDEVSLHAHLDGVLVVETDAAADDQSGGGRVDLPVDGADPTHAGRLLRAAYAAGVDRATIEAEDGFSVETRREIERTARGLTGTTVADGTDSEITAATPLDPSEVSIRQSVRHLSFVALSTHRDATAAVLDGGSHDAVVDRGDQARRLHALVDRHFRRSLSRLDEVDALGLTRPELFDLWTTSRELERVARRATELAETARRLDDCVDERVGADLRECARDARDVVEAAVDVVVDERGIASARGALVARDDLREATGALDRRLFESDGADPRLTAAVDAVGRTADHGAAIAEAGLRAAVRRADTAADDGSRVGDGVGVTAGDDD; encoded by the coding sequence ATGACGAGACGCAAGATCCAGCTCGTCGGCGGCGGCACCTACAGCGTCTCCCTGCCGAAGGGGTGGGCGGAGTCGCAGGGGGTCGAGCCCGGCGACGAGGTCTCGCTGCACGCCCACCTCGACGGCGTGCTCGTCGTGGAGACGGACGCGGCGGCGGACGATCAGTCCGGCGGCGGCCGTGTCGACCTGCCGGTCGACGGCGCGGACCCGACCCACGCTGGGCGGCTCCTCCGAGCGGCGTACGCCGCGGGCGTCGACCGGGCGACGATCGAGGCGGAGGACGGGTTCTCCGTCGAGACGCGCCGCGAGATCGAACGCACCGCCAGAGGGCTTACGGGGACGACCGTCGCCGACGGAACCGACTCGGAGATCACCGCGGCCACGCCGCTGGATCCGTCGGAGGTTTCGATCCGACAGTCGGTGCGCCACCTGTCGTTCGTCGCGCTGTCGACGCACCGCGACGCGACGGCGGCCGTGCTCGACGGGGGAAGCCACGACGCCGTCGTCGACCGCGGCGACCAGGCGCGCCGCCTCCACGCGCTGGTCGACCGACACTTCCGTCGCAGCCTCTCGCGGCTCGACGAGGTGGACGCGCTCGGGCTCACCCGGCCGGAGCTGTTCGATCTGTGGACGACGAGCCGGGAGCTCGAACGCGTCGCCCGCCGCGCGACTGAGCTGGCCGAGACCGCGCGTCGGCTCGACGACTGTGTCGACGAGCGCGTCGGGGCCGACCTCCGCGAGTGCGCTCGCGACGCGCGCGACGTCGTCGAGGCGGCGGTTGACGTCGTCGTCGACGAGCGGGGGATCGCGTCCGCCCGCGGGGCGCTGGTCGCGCGCGACGACCTCCGCGAGGCGACGGGCGCGCTCGACCGCCGGCTGTTCGAGTCGGACGGGGCGGACCCCCGGCTGACCGCGGCCGTCGACGCCGTCGGCCGGACCGCCGACCACGGCGCGGCGATCGCCGAGGCCGGACTCCGGGCGGCCGTCCGACGAGCCGACACCGCCGCGGACGACGGGTCGCGCGTCGGCGACGGAGTCGGCGTCACCGCCGGCGACGACGACTGA